In one window of Lacticaseibacillus casei DSM 20011 = JCM 1134 = ATCC 393 DNA:
- a CDS encoding ATP-binding cassette domain-containing protein, producing the protein MGNQVRVKNVSFSYDDNVLFRDLSLHFSSGSIYRIMGSNGVGKTTLLKLLAFDLLPNEGVIDTDLMREEIVYLHDGNILDPNLSAKEHVDFLISFNKVNRQRLAKLPYLLEKMKLEAYYNELTSALSLGTVMKLTFLLFWLQEPKMLMLDEFFSGIDTSGMRCIVDLINEMATEGSVILFVTHVNQNADLLDYHPVQICE; encoded by the coding sequence ATGGGCAATCAGGTTCGGGTAAAGAACGTTAGCTTTTCTTACGATGATAATGTACTATTTCGAGACCTTTCTTTGCATTTTTCCTCGGGAAGCATATATAGAATCATGGGGTCGAACGGGGTTGGGAAGACAACGCTCCTTAAGTTACTCGCGTTTGACCTATTGCCAAACGAAGGGGTAATCGACACTGATTTAATGCGAGAGGAGATCGTTTATCTTCATGACGGGAATATACTGGATCCCAACTTAAGCGCCAAAGAACATGTGGATTTTTTGATTTCCTTTAATAAAGTCAATCGACAAAGGCTGGCAAAATTACCGTATTTACTGGAAAAGATGAAACTTGAAGCATATTACAACGAACTAACGTCGGCGCTGTCGCTAGGCACAGTTATGAAATTAACATTTCTTTTGTTTTGGCTTCAAGAGCCCAAAATGTTGATGCTTGATGAGTTCTTTTCTGGAATTGATACGAGTGGCATGCGATGCATTGTAGACTTGATAAATGAAATGGCTACAGAAGGCTCAGTTATTCTCTTCGTTACTCATGTTAACCAGAATGCTGATTTATTAGATTATCATCCAGTGCAAATCTGCGAGTAA
- a CDS encoding stage II sporulation protein M: protein MYVKNIFVSLLLISGFFLYKVSTVIVLLANAVSISFLLTLNIYTTGEVWYFLGLISIHGLVELGALMIAANIGFQRINLKTRTQRLALRNTIVLILILLIISASLETFVTPLFWR, encoded by the coding sequence ATTTACGTAAAAAATATTTTCGTTTCACTCTTATTAATAAGTGGGTTCTTCTTGTATAAGGTATCAACAGTGATTGTATTGTTAGCAAACGCAGTGTCCATTTCCTTCTTGCTAACGCTGAATATCTATACAACTGGTGAAGTCTGGTACTTTCTTGGTCTGATAAGTATTCACGGATTAGTTGAACTGGGTGCGCTAATGATTGCGGCAAATATAGGATTTCAGCGAATTAATCTCAAGACTCGGACACAGAGGTTGGCACTTAGAAATACAATAGTGCTCATACTGATATTACTCATTATTTCAGCCAGCCTAGAAACGTTTGTAACGCCCTTGTTTTGGAGATGA
- a CDS encoding IS30 family transposase has product MQKQDSTHRQKGQHLTSLERGKVAGFRQAGKSNRWIAAEIGVCPQTINNEMKRGTVDQVKKSNGKRVYHRQYLPEAAQARYETARLSCHRPDKFASVQVFLAWYVQRAKQDKWSPDASIGYAKRHKLFTPEELVCASTLYQYIDDQRLEIRNIDLLEKTKRKTSHQHHTKAKRLAGRSIEERPKVVERRRQFGHWEMDTIVGKRNGKESVILTLIERKTRCQLLRLIEGRDADSVSYALRGIKREWGACIKTITADNGPEFTALNTAFAGTETEIFYAHPYTSCDRGTNEAHNRMIRQDFPKGMSLDDISPSQVQATQDRLNQLPRKQQGYCTPQQNFEAEARRVRRMAQ; this is encoded by the coding sequence ATGCAGAAACAGGATAGCACACACCGCCAAAAAGGTCAGCACTTAACATCACTCGAGCGCGGAAAAGTGGCCGGATTCCGCCAAGCTGGGAAGTCCAATCGTTGGATTGCTGCTGAAATTGGCGTCTGCCCGCAGACCATTAATAATGAAATGAAGCGAGGTACAGTAGATCAGGTCAAGAAGAGTAATGGCAAGCGCGTCTACCATCGACAATACCTGCCAGAGGCTGCTCAGGCACGTTACGAGACTGCACGCTTGAGCTGTCATCGTCCTGACAAGTTCGCCAGCGTACAGGTCTTCTTAGCCTGGTACGTACAGCGAGCTAAGCAGGACAAATGGTCGCCGGATGCTTCAATCGGCTATGCCAAGCGACACAAGCTGTTTACTCCTGAAGAGCTTGTTTGTGCCTCGACTTTGTACCAGTACATTGACGACCAACGCCTAGAGATTCGAAATATCGACCTGTTGGAGAAGACTAAGCGGAAGACCTCTCACCAGCACCACACCAAGGCTAAGCGCCTGGCTGGCCGCAGTATCGAGGAACGGCCTAAGGTCGTTGAACGACGCAGGCAGTTCGGTCACTGGGAGATGGATACCATTGTCGGTAAACGCAATGGCAAGGAGAGCGTCATCTTGACTCTGATTGAGCGCAAGACCCGTTGCCAACTTCTCCGCTTGATCGAAGGACGAGATGCAGACTCTGTGAGCTATGCATTGCGTGGAATCAAGCGCGAATGGGGAGCTTGCATCAAGACCATCACAGCCGACAACGGACCCGAGTTCACCGCCTTAAATACTGCTTTTGCTGGGACGGAAACTGAGATCTTCTACGCCCATCCTTACACGTCCTGCGACCGTGGCACCAACGAGGCACATAACCGGATGATTCGCCAGGACTTCCCTAAGGGCATGTCCCTAGATGACATTAGCCCTAGTCAAGTGCAGGCCACGCAAGACCGCTTGAATCAGTTGCCTCGCAAACAACAGGGCTACTGCACACCCCAGCAAAACTTTGAGGCCGAAGCTCGGCGCGTTCGCCGCATGGCCCAGTAG
- a CDS encoding nucleotidyl transferase AbiEii/AbiGii toxin family protein, whose translation MNPYANLSPHKIANRINEAADALGVPRQNMQLLFRLQELLRQISESAYQDNFIFKGGFEVAMIVGVSRRTTIDLDTTMNNQDLNPDNLKKVLTTIFDHAQSPIHFTVTRIKSEMNEHEYPGFRVGVLGTMGKTRSKLNIDVSTGDVVYPKPMRLTHTNFIDSTDKFMMNAFPLEQIMTDKLVTIYQKSIRNTREKDFYDIWVLGMTTLADLDQSTLVEAFKKTAKAKGISDISLRQGKEIIDQLKTRPDMVRSWQGYQETKEFARGIELNQALDNASEQLKNIFNDNTFNSIHT comes from the coding sequence ATGAACCCTTATGCAAATCTTTCGCCTCACAAAATTGCCAATCGAATTAATGAAGCAGCTGATGCGCTTGGGGTTCCGCGACAAAATATGCAGCTGCTTTTCAGATTGCAAGAATTATTACGGCAGATTTCCGAATCGGCTTACCAAGATAACTTCATTTTCAAAGGCGGGTTTGAAGTAGCCATGATTGTTGGGGTGTCAAGACGAACTACGATAGATCTTGATACGACAATGAATAACCAAGACTTAAATCCAGACAACCTCAAAAAAGTGTTGACGACTATTTTTGATCATGCACAAAGTCCTATTCATTTCACCGTGACACGCATTAAATCAGAAATGAATGAGCATGAATATCCGGGTTTTCGTGTTGGTGTTCTCGGTACAATGGGGAAGACACGTTCTAAGTTGAACATTGATGTATCAACAGGAGATGTGGTATATCCAAAGCCAATGAGATTGACACATACAAATTTTATTGATTCCACCGATAAATTTATGATGAACGCATTTCCGCTAGAACAAATTATGACCGATAAGTTGGTAACCATTTATCAAAAAAGCATTAGAAATACTCGGGAAAAGGACTTTTATGATATTTGGGTGCTGGGCATGACAACTTTAGCAGATTTGGATCAAAGCACGCTGGTTGAGGCATTTAAAAAAACGGCAAAAGCGAAAGGAATCAGTGACATTAGTCTGAGACAGGGTAAAGAAATCATTGATCAGCTAAAGACCAGACCTGATATGGTGCGCTCTTGGCAAGGATACCAAGAAACTAAGGAATTTGCGCGTGGTATTGAATTAAATCAGGCTTTAGACAATGCAAGCGAACAGCTTAAAAATATTTTTAATGATAATACTTTTAATTCAATTCACACGTAA
- a CDS encoding type IV toxin-antitoxin system AbiEi family antitoxin domain-containing protein, protein MGKNKGLDSLLADYHTFVSGTAAQYGVSSSMLTNAIREGRISREARGVYVENGYTWDDFAILSQRYSRGVFALDTALFLYGLTDQIPDRFIMAFPRGYRNPRLSEHWIVPIYYVPNRYFPGITTVETPNMNFVRTYSVERTLLDVWERPDVAPYTRNEAFKNYFDEYGQNNASFERLLKLKKQLYPHSDLTKLLEVLV, encoded by the coding sequence ATGGGCAAAAACAAGGGACTCGATTCGTTACTGGCAGACTATCACACCTTTGTTAGCGGCACAGCGGCTCAGTACGGTGTTTCTTCTTCAATGCTAACCAATGCTATTAGAGAGGGGCGAATTTCACGCGAAGCACGTGGTGTCTATGTCGAAAATGGCTACACATGGGACGACTTTGCAATCCTTTCACAACGCTATAGCAGAGGTGTGTTTGCACTTGATACCGCTTTATTCTTATATGGGCTAACTGACCAGATCCCAGATCGATTTATTATGGCTTTTCCGCGTGGGTATCGTAATCCTCGGTTATCAGAGCATTGGATTGTGCCAATTTATTATGTGCCTAATCGATACTTTCCAGGCATTACCACAGTCGAAACGCCCAATATGAATTTTGTACGAACCTATTCAGTTGAACGCACTTTATTAGATGTATGGGAACGACCTGATGTTGCTCCTTACACTCGTAATGAAGCGTTTAAGAATTACTTTGATGAATATGGGCAAAACAATGCGTCGTTTGAGCGCCTTTTAAAGCTTAAAAAGCAACTGTATCCACACAGCGACTTAACAAAACTTTTAGAGGTACTTGTCTGA
- a CDS encoding NYN domain-containing protein, producing the protein MREHILIVDGYNVIGNWPELAKLKAEDHFDVARDRLLDILAEYRSHENAKIIVVFDAMYVPGIGKSYAKWDLQVVFTKEDETADSYIERLAQEMNSPLVQLVVVTSDQAEQWTVFSRGALRISSRDFLKEVQRSDREFNHDTANYAAHLARRNSPWNNDQLFLLDKMRRHLERRPKPKE; encoded by the coding sequence ATGCGCGAACACATTTTGATTGTCGACGGCTATAACGTCATTGGAAACTGGCCGGAGCTGGCCAAATTGAAAGCGGAAGACCACTTCGATGTTGCCCGCGATCGACTGTTGGACATCCTGGCAGAATACCGCAGCCACGAAAACGCCAAAATCATTGTTGTCTTCGATGCCATGTATGTACCTGGTATCGGCAAAAGCTATGCGAAGTGGGATCTGCAAGTAGTCTTCACCAAAGAAGACGAAACTGCGGATAGTTACATCGAACGGTTAGCCCAGGAAATGAACTCGCCTCTCGTGCAGCTGGTGGTCGTCACCAGCGATCAGGCGGAACAGTGGACCGTTTTCTCCCGCGGCGCGCTCCGCATCAGTTCGCGCGATTTCCTCAAAGAGGTTCAGCGTTCTGATCGTGAATTTAACCATGATACAGCCAACTATGCTGCTCATCTCGCCCGCCGCAACAGTCCTTGGAATAATGACCAGTTATTTCTGTTGGATAAAATGCGCCGGCATTTGGAGCGGCGGCCGAAGCCGAAGGAGTAG